From a region of the Aeoliella mucimassa genome:
- a CDS encoding multiheme c-type cytochrome — MTKHDATRRSRPYLFVLLLFATPMWAAFAFGTKPESESQAAELTTVKVPEKFEAHFVAKPVVDQPVARVAAGGGSKVDPIKANGRIFEGWAKPDLALVFTGEQMGFFEPCGCAGLENQKGGFKRRMTMVKGLREQGWPLVLMDAGGLVRRFGPQAQIKLGKSLEGLVEMGYEAISFGDKDLRLDMLSEAVNLDPNPLLSANVGLVDFEAGFTQRFRVVERAGMKIGITSVMGEQETKNVSSVSDLVVLPPEEAIEQVLPELEAAQCDELILMVYGNAEESRELSKKFPQFRWVVAGKGGDEPPNKPAPIVESGARLIEVGHKGMYVVVLGIYKQGDPKYRYQKVPMDHRFEDAPEMERLMEQYQNQLKTLVQAAGSFEPLTGKPQPLPEEGGGYVGSDTCADCHVDACDVFMASPHAHATETLVKLDPPRHFDPECVSCHVTGWNPQGFAPYVTGYESLEKTPHLKMQGCENCHGPAKSHVEAELGEVDATDEELEKYRALLHMKVVENEGNMEGQVLGDVVKNCLECHDLDNSPAFDFQEYWDRDENPVKHEGKY; from the coding sequence ATGACTAAGCACGATGCTACTCGCCGTTCGCGGCCCTACCTGTTTGTACTCCTACTGTTCGCAACCCCCATGTGGGCGGCCTTTGCCTTCGGTACTAAGCCCGAGAGCGAGTCGCAAGCGGCGGAACTGACCACCGTAAAGGTGCCCGAGAAGTTCGAGGCCCACTTTGTCGCCAAACCGGTTGTCGACCAACCGGTGGCCCGTGTAGCTGCTGGCGGCGGATCGAAAGTCGATCCCATCAAAGCTAACGGGCGGATCTTCGAAGGCTGGGCCAAGCCCGATTTGGCCCTCGTGTTCACCGGCGAGCAAATGGGCTTCTTCGAACCCTGCGGCTGTGCGGGGCTCGAGAACCAGAAGGGTGGCTTCAAGCGGCGGATGACCATGGTCAAAGGGCTCCGCGAGCAAGGCTGGCCGCTCGTGCTGATGGACGCCGGCGGCTTGGTCCGTCGATTCGGTCCGCAAGCGCAGATCAAGCTTGGCAAGAGCTTGGAAGGTCTGGTTGAGATGGGCTACGAGGCCATTTCGTTCGGCGACAAAGACCTGCGACTCGACATGCTCTCCGAGGCGGTGAACCTCGATCCCAATCCGCTGTTGTCGGCCAACGTCGGTTTAGTAGATTTCGAGGCGGGCTTCACCCAGCGGTTTCGCGTCGTGGAGCGGGCGGGTATGAAGATCGGCATCACCAGCGTGATGGGCGAACAAGAAACCAAGAACGTTAGCTCGGTGTCGGATCTCGTGGTGCTTCCGCCGGAAGAGGCCATCGAGCAAGTGCTGCCAGAACTCGAAGCCGCCCAGTGCGACGAGCTGATCCTGATGGTCTACGGCAACGCCGAAGAATCTCGCGAACTATCGAAGAAGTTTCCGCAGTTCCGCTGGGTCGTGGCCGGCAAGGGTGGCGACGAGCCCCCTAACAAGCCAGCCCCGATTGTTGAATCGGGGGCGCGGCTCATCGAGGTCGGCCACAAAGGTATGTACGTCGTAGTGCTCGGCATCTACAAGCAAGGCGATCCGAAGTACCGCTACCAAAAGGTGCCGATGGATCACCGCTTTGAAGACGCTCCCGAGATGGAGCGGTTGATGGAACAGTATCAGAACCAGCTCAAAACGCTGGTTCAAGCGGCCGGCAGTTTCGAACCTCTCACTGGCAAGCCCCAGCCGTTACCGGAAGAGGGAGGCGGCTACGTCGGCAGCGATACCTGCGCCGACTGTCATGTGGACGCCTGCGATGTGTTCATGGCCAGCCCGCACGCCCACGCGACCGAAACGCTGGTGAAGCTCGATCCCCCTCGGCACTTCGATCCCGAGTGCGTGAGTTGTCACGTGACCGGTTGGAATCCACAAGGCTTTGCTCCGTACGTGACCGGGTACGAGAGCCTGGAAAAGACCCCGCATCTCAAGATGCAAGGTTGCGAAAACTGCCATGGCCCGGCCAAGAGCCACGTGGAAGCTGAGCTTGGCGAGGTCGATGCGACCGACGAAGAGCTTGAGAAGTACCGCGCACTACTCCACATGAAGGTCGTCGAGAACGAAGGCAACATGGAAGGCCAGGTGCTTGGCGACGTGGTGAAGAACTGCCTGGAGTGCCACGATCTCGATAACTCGCCCGCGTTCGACTTCCAGGAGTACTGGGACCGCGACGAGAATCCCGTGAAGCACGAAGGCAAGTACTAA
- the tnpA gene encoding IS66 family insertion sequence element accessory protein TnpA codes for MANKHRDPTKEAFWRKTLTRFAASGLSVREFCKRENVTESAFYAWRRTISEREDAGNSQPAFLPAVINGEADQESPLVLLLASGLELRLPQTIAATRLAELVWALQSQPES; via the coding sequence ATGGCGAACAAGCATCGAGACCCCACGAAGGAAGCATTTTGGCGGAAGACCCTCACTCGATTTGCGGCAAGCGGGCTGAGCGTTCGCGAGTTCTGTAAGCGTGAGAACGTGACTGAATCCGCCTTCTACGCCTGGCGGCGAACGATCAGTGAGCGGGAAGACGCAGGCAACTCTCAGCCAGCATTCTTGCCAGCTGTTATCAACGGCGAAGCAGACCAGGAGTCGCCGCTCGTGCTGCTGTTGGCAAGTGGCCTGGAACTACGCCTCCCGCAGACAATTGCCGCCACGAGATTGGCCGAACTTGTTTGGGCCTTGCAGTCGCAACCAGAATCATGA
- the tnpB gene encoding IS66 family insertion sequence element accessory protein TnpB — MLWWDRDGLAIYYKRLERGEFQFPRTGKPVIEISCEQLLRLLSGMSVSQRKCA, encoded by the coding sequence GTGCTTTGGTGGGACCGCGACGGATTGGCGATCTACTACAAGCGACTGGAGCGTGGCGAGTTTCAGTTCCCACGCACGGGCAAGCCCGTCATTGAGATCAGTTGCGAGCAGTTGTTGCGATTGCTTTCGGGCATGAGCGTTTCGCAGCGCAAGTGTGCGTGA
- the tnpC gene encoding IS66 family transposase has product MTVITDELPNDVAALKQLILKERREREAEAERFEAQKQAAIEEAVKAAVAAILRRYYGPRSEKFDPRQLLLCGQQLDDAKLNQSSIEDESGEELVTRRIKNRDKHGRQQLPEHLERIEIEHDLDSKACPACGNERCRIGAEISEQLEYFPASFKVLKHIRHKYACAKCDHDGYDPNIAVAAKPPQPIEKGLPGPSLLAHVITSKLGDHLPLYRLERIFERQKVHVARSTMCAWMRCAGELVTPLVELMTERVRQSQVIHTDDTTVPIQSPGAKQCRKGRIWCYLGDEQNPYKVYDYTPSRSRDGPAKWLTGYEGYLQADAYGGYDGMFHSQNVTEVACWAHARRKFYDAQDSDEERATQMLALIAKLYAVEREAKESDDDARLALRQERSMPVLERIKLWLDAEEEVVLPRSPMATAITYAQNQWTALNTYTTQGFLNIDNNASERALKRVALGRKNWLFAGNDAAAENHARLWSLIASCERHGIDPQRYLTSVLAKIGTTSHDELDQFLPDVWKVEDATEILEPAVGGALPSPSMDAIANIADVLRQSGKPIIDRNVVVGASP; this is encoded by the coding sequence ATGACGGTCATCACGGATGAATTGCCGAACGACGTTGCCGCTCTCAAGCAGTTGATTCTTAAGGAACGTCGCGAACGCGAGGCGGAAGCCGAACGCTTTGAAGCCCAGAAGCAAGCGGCCATTGAAGAGGCTGTGAAGGCAGCCGTTGCTGCCATCCTTCGTCGCTACTACGGTCCTCGTAGTGAGAAGTTCGATCCGCGACAACTCTTATTGTGTGGACAACAGCTCGACGACGCGAAGCTCAACCAATCGAGTATCGAAGACGAGTCGGGCGAAGAGCTTGTCACCCGCCGGATCAAGAATCGCGACAAGCATGGCCGACAGCAACTGCCCGAACACTTGGAACGGATCGAGATTGAGCATGACCTCGATAGCAAGGCATGCCCCGCTTGCGGAAACGAACGTTGCCGGATCGGGGCCGAGATCAGCGAGCAGCTCGAATACTTCCCGGCCAGTTTTAAGGTCTTAAAGCACATCCGGCACAAGTATGCTTGTGCGAAATGCGACCACGACGGTTACGACCCAAACATCGCCGTGGCAGCCAAGCCTCCTCAGCCGATCGAAAAAGGGCTGCCGGGGCCAAGCCTGCTGGCCCACGTGATTACCAGCAAGCTGGGCGATCATCTGCCCCTGTATCGGCTGGAACGCATCTTCGAGCGACAGAAAGTGCACGTTGCCCGCAGTACGATGTGTGCCTGGATGCGTTGTGCCGGAGAACTGGTGACACCGCTGGTGGAGTTGATGACCGAGCGGGTGCGACAGTCGCAAGTGATCCACACGGACGATACCACGGTGCCGATCCAATCGCCCGGCGCGAAACAATGCCGCAAGGGCCGCATCTGGTGCTACCTGGGAGACGAACAGAATCCTTACAAGGTTTACGACTACACGCCAAGTCGATCACGTGATGGTCCCGCCAAGTGGCTCACTGGATACGAAGGCTACCTGCAAGCGGACGCCTACGGCGGTTACGACGGAATGTTTCATTCTCAGAACGTGACGGAAGTCGCCTGCTGGGCGCATGCGCGCAGGAAGTTCTACGATGCGCAAGATTCCGACGAAGAGCGGGCCACGCAGATGCTGGCGCTCATTGCGAAGCTATATGCCGTCGAGCGTGAAGCGAAGGAATCCGATGACGATGCGCGTCTAGCGCTGCGCCAAGAGCGGAGCATGCCGGTACTCGAACGCATCAAGTTATGGCTCGACGCCGAAGAGGAAGTCGTGCTCCCACGTAGTCCAATGGCCACGGCGATCACCTACGCCCAGAACCAGTGGACCGCGCTCAACACCTACACGACGCAAGGCTTCCTCAACATCGACAACAACGCCAGCGAACGGGCTCTCAAACGTGTCGCCCTGGGTCGAAAAAATTGGCTCTTCGCCGGGAATGATGCAGCGGCCGAGAACCATGCGCGGTTATGGTCGCTGATCGCCAGCTGCGAACGCCACGGCATTGATCCGCAGCGGTATCTGACCAGCGTACTGGCCAAAATCGGCACGACGTCACATGACGAGCTTGACCAGTTCCTGCCCGACGTGTGGAAGGTTGAGGACGCGACGGAGATTTTGGAGCCAGCAGTAGGTGGTGCGTTACCATCGCCAAGCATGGATGCTATCGCCAACATTGCCGACGTGCTTCGCCAGAGCGGCAAACCGATAATCGACCGTAATGTCGTTGTCGGGGCCTCCCCCTGA
- a CDS encoding sulfatase family protein, translating into MRRCALLLLLAVALSNSAAAKQPNILFCLADDWGWPHATGYGDQVARTPAFDRLAREGVMFRRAFISSPSCTPSRNAILTGQQFYRLDQGANLHSTLAPEHPNFMFLLREAGYEIGHWRKAWGPGDFKAMGYKEHPCGPGMAFDKFVANRDSDKPFCFWFGTSDPHRPYKKGTGKEAGFDLEKIRVPEFYPDTPEIRSDIADYYFEVERWNKDVAAAMDLLEREGELENTIIVMTGDHGMPFPRCKGNLYDWGARVPLVVRWGERVPAGKEVDHFASFTDIAPTFLEAAGVEVPDSMSGKSLLPVLSTGADLPASESPEFIVYGRERHTPAQAMPSLDGYPARAIRTDRWLLILNLVPDRWPAGVADGATHPMDEFADCDEGPTKRYLMKHLSDPEVAKFYRLCFARRPAVELYDCQADPDQIHNLAADAEHADVVLELRQKLVEYLRETNDPRFTGEHVEFDQYPYRAGYLQKYMQEHGY; encoded by the coding sequence ATGCGGCGTTGCGCGCTGTTATTGTTGCTGGCGGTCGCGCTGTCGAACAGCGCGGCGGCCAAGCAGCCGAATATCTTGTTCTGCCTGGCCGACGACTGGGGATGGCCCCACGCAACCGGGTACGGCGACCAGGTAGCCCGCACGCCGGCTTTCGATCGCCTGGCTCGCGAAGGGGTGATGTTCCGCCGAGCGTTCATCTCGAGTCCCTCGTGCACGCCGAGTCGCAATGCAATCCTGACCGGGCAGCAGTTCTATCGGCTCGACCAGGGAGCCAATTTGCACAGCACGCTCGCCCCTGAGCATCCCAATTTCATGTTCCTGCTTCGCGAAGCGGGCTACGAGATCGGGCACTGGCGCAAAGCGTGGGGGCCGGGCGACTTCAAAGCGATGGGGTACAAGGAGCATCCCTGCGGACCGGGCATGGCGTTCGACAAGTTCGTTGCGAATCGCGACAGCGACAAGCCCTTCTGCTTTTGGTTCGGCACCAGCGATCCACATCGTCCGTATAAGAAGGGAACCGGCAAAGAGGCTGGTTTCGACCTGGAGAAGATTCGCGTTCCGGAGTTCTATCCCGACACGCCGGAGATTCGCTCCGACATCGCCGACTATTACTTCGAGGTCGAGCGTTGGAACAAGGATGTCGCGGCGGCGATGGACTTGCTAGAGCGCGAAGGGGAGCTTGAGAACACCATCATCGTCATGACCGGCGACCATGGCATGCCGTTTCCCAGATGCAAAGGCAACCTCTACGACTGGGGGGCGCGGGTGCCGTTGGTCGTGCGGTGGGGCGAGCGGGTGCCAGCCGGTAAAGAGGTCGACCACTTTGCCTCGTTCACCGACATTGCTCCCACATTTCTCGAAGCCGCTGGAGTCGAAGTGCCCGACTCGATGTCTGGCAAGTCGCTGCTGCCGGTGCTATCGACCGGGGCCGATCTACCCGCTTCCGAGAGCCCCGAATTCATCGTGTATGGCCGCGAGCGTCATACACCAGCACAGGCGATGCCCTCGCTCGACGGCTACCCCGCCCGGGCGATTCGCACCGATCGCTGGCTGCTCATCCTCAATCTGGTGCCCGATCGCTGGCCCGCCGGCGTAGCCGACGGAGCCACTCACCCGATGGATGAGTTCGCCGATTGCGACGAAGGGCCGACCAAGCGGTACTTGATGAAGCACCTAAGCGATCCGGAAGTGGCCAAGTTCTACCGCCTGTGCTTCGCCCGCCGACCGGCCGTGGAACTCTACGACTGCCAGGCGGACCCCGATCAGATTCACAACTTAGCGGCCGACGCCGAACACGCCGACGTAGTATTAGAACTCCGTCAGAAGTTGGTTGAGTATCTGAGAGAGACCAACGACCCTCGCTTTACTGGCGAGCACGTCGAGTTCGACCAGTACCCTTACCGCGCAGGCTACTTGCAGAAGTACATGCAAGAGCACGGGTATTGA
- a CDS encoding 3-keto-disaccharide hydrolase → MSRSISCLVSALLFTCVATTAQAEDGWTSMFNGKTLAGWTQKNGTATYRVENGEIVGTTAKGSPNSFLGTVRNYRNFEMEFETKVDNRLNSGVQIRSQTDDKPGKNSVYNPGRVNGPQVEIEASGAAGAEAGYIYGEATGRGWLIPQDKLIPLKHFKDGEWNHYRIVAQGPRIQTFINGEPVADLTDEETYQKYSWGFIALQVHAIGQNEGPYEVRWRNLKIRDLETEELH, encoded by the coding sequence ATGAGTCGCTCAATTTCGTGTTTGGTATCCGCATTGTTATTCACCTGTGTCGCCACAACTGCTCAGGCGGAGGATGGATGGACATCGATGTTCAACGGTAAGACTCTTGCCGGTTGGACCCAAAAGAACGGTACCGCAACCTACCGCGTCGAGAACGGCGAGATCGTCGGCACCACCGCCAAAGGCAGCCCCAACTCGTTCCTCGGCACGGTCAGGAACTATCGCAACTTCGAGATGGAGTTCGAGACCAAGGTCGACAACCGCTTGAATTCCGGCGTGCAGATTCGTTCGCAAACCGACGACAAGCCCGGCAAGAACTCGGTGTACAATCCTGGACGCGTGAACGGTCCGCAGGTTGAGATCGAAGCGAGCGGCGCAGCCGGCGCGGAAGCTGGTTACATCTATGGCGAAGCGACCGGCCGCGGCTGGCTGATTCCGCAAGACAAGCTGATCCCCCTCAAGCACTTCAAAGATGGTGAGTGGAATCACTACCGCATCGTCGCTCAAGGCCCCCGCATCCAAACATTCATCAATGGTGAACCTGTCGCCGACCTTACCGACGAAGAGACCTACCAAAAGTACTCGTGGGGTTTCATCGCATTGCAGGTCCACGCGATTGGCCAGAACGAAGGCCCTTACGAAGTGCGTTGGCGGAACCTGAAGATCCGCGATCTCGAAACCGAAGAGCTTCACTAA
- a CDS encoding YebC/PmpR family DNA-binding transcriptional regulator has protein sequence MAGHSHWANIARKKSAVDSKRGKLWSKLSKAIIVAAKMGGGDPDANLKLRYAINDAKAVSMPKDNIERAIKKGTGELDGGNLEEVLYEGIGPAGVAVLCEILTDNRNRTAPEIRKIFEVCGGKLGATGCAAWTFDRKGVIVISDDKTDEESLMEIAMEAGGDDVRHDNGEFEVVCEVDTYSAVCDAIEAAGIETESRAITWMPKDSIDLGIDDARNVLKLMERLDDHDDVQSVAANFDISDDIMEAIEAEG, from the coding sequence ATGGCAGGACATTCGCACTGGGCCAATATCGCTCGTAAGAAATCAGCCGTCGACTCGAAGCGAGGCAAGCTCTGGAGCAAGCTCTCCAAGGCGATCATCGTCGCGGCCAAAATGGGTGGCGGCGATCCCGATGCCAACCTCAAATTGCGCTACGCGATTAACGACGCCAAAGCGGTGTCGATGCCGAAGGACAACATCGAGCGGGCCATCAAAAAGGGAACCGGCGAACTCGACGGCGGCAACCTCGAAGAAGTGCTCTACGAAGGCATCGGCCCTGCGGGGGTCGCGGTGTTGTGCGAGATCCTCACCGACAACCGCAATCGCACCGCTCCCGAGATCCGCAAGATCTTCGAAGTCTGCGGAGGCAAGCTCGGCGCAACTGGCTGTGCAGCGTGGACGTTCGATCGTAAAGGCGTGATCGTCATCTCCGATGACAAGACCGACGAAGAGTCGCTAATGGAAATCGCCATGGAAGCCGGCGGCGACGACGTACGGCACGACAACGGCGAGTTCGAAGTAGTCTGCGAAGTCGACACCTACTCGGCTGTCTGCGATGCGATTGAAGCGGCCGGCATCGAAACCGAAAGCCGCGCGATCACCTGGATGCCGAAGGACTCTATCGACCTGGGCATCGACGACGCTCGTAACGTGCTGAAACTGATGGAACGCCTGGACGATCACGACGACGTGCAGAGCGTGGCCGCCAATTTCGACATCTCCGACGACATCATGGAAGCGATCGAAGCCGAGGGTTAA